TAAGTGAGATCTCTTCCAGGAAATAGATGTAGTATGTGGTGGCCATATGTGAGTGGAATGGAAATGTTGGTATGGGCCAAAACAATTACTAAAAAACTTAATGGTCAACTTTATGAGGAAGACATTGTCTTTCTCTGGATAATCCTTTCTTCCTGAAGTTACTGTGTTAATGAGCTTGTTGTTAACATAAAGCATCTAAAGTTAATTGAACTTATTAATGCATATGTGATTGATTGTGTACTCTTTAGTGCTGATGTTTGTTATTCTTCCTTATGTGCAGCTGCGTATCCTTTTGAGCCTCCAAAGATGCAGTTTATCACAAAAGTGTGGTAAGTGATTATCTTAATATAATCCTTTATATACCCATGTTAGCTCTCAATGTGTGTCCCAAGCCAGTTGGCGAGACTTAGAACCTACTTCTAAAGTCACATTTCTCCTatcttatattttataatatatgcATTACCATGAAATTCATCTGAATAGTATTGTAGGTGTGAAATTGATGGTTTGCAATTTACAGTAAAGTGACTAATAacccacaaaagaaaatttgacaCGGAATCCCTCTCTGCACACCTTTCATTCTAAAGTCCTCTAATACACAGTGTTCTTCTCTAGGACATAGACGAATCCAGTAATCCACTTTTAGCTTATGTATATTTCAAATGGTAACAAGTGAAATGCAGAAGCATTAGTAAATCAGTAATTTTATGTGTTTTATGCTATTCTACGCTTGTATATGATGTTCTTTTATGGGAATTGCTCCCATTTTGTATACTCTTCACTTTTTGTTCGTTCATAGAGACTACCTAGTTATAATGCAAGAAAGGTATGGAAAACAAGGTTTCCTTTGCGGTCAAGTTGATAAATCTGTCTGACAGTTCACATTTCATCTTTGCACTTGTAGTTATGCCTTCATCTGATAATGGcactgaagaaaaaaatgttctcTTCCAGCGTGTGTATGTAGTTGTAGACATGAGGGATTTTATTTAGGTCCTAGAGTCTTGTCTTCTAATTTTCAGTGTAGAAGAAATGTAAGTATAAATTTCACCTTGGGGCATTAAATCCAATTAAACTGGATTTCTACGAGAATGATTACCACATTGTTATGCGTTCagaacacatgtacatatggaGCATTTGAGTAAGGAATAAATTCAGTATTCTACAATTCATATGGTCAGCATGGTTGAGCTCTACTGAAACCAGTGTTCCTGCTTTCTGAGAGAGCTATTTGGCCCTATAGAAACCAAGTGATTGTAAGATAGAAAACTTTCATTGACCATTGCTTAGGAGGTTTTTAGGCTAAATAAAAAGGAGTTGtgaataaattttaaaataatgctTTTGGGCAATCTTTCAGCTTGATTTGTTTCTCAGACTTTCATGTCTATAACTCTATATAGTTGTAGCGTTTGTTTGGCCGATAAATatattcaccttttttttttttttttacatttgaaaTTATGAAGGCATCCCAATATTAGCAGCCAGAATGGAGCGATATGCTTGGACATCCTAAAGGATCAGTGGAGTCCTGCTCTCACACTGAAAACTGCCTTACTCTCCCTGCAAGCATTACTATCTTCACCACAGCCTGATGACCCCCAAGATGCTGTGGTAGCGCAGCAGGTAAGTCCAGGCGGCTTTCTGAATCTATCCGTTTACAACTTTTTCCACAACATTCCTTTAACTCCTGACTATTACGTCACAGTACTTGCGTGACTACTCAACTTTTGTGGGTACTGCTCGCTATTGGACCGAGACATTTGCCAAAAGATCATCTCTTGGGATTGAGGAAAAGGTAATATTTAGTAATTTTTAGTAGCATTGAATTAAAGCGACAATTCACTCGTGCAGTTGTCTCTCTTTGACATTCTTGCTCAAGTTGGTGGAGTTTAGTCTCGTATATGCTTTAACATTATTAGGCGTTCAAGAGTTTCCATGACATTCCATCCCTCATGGTCACCCCAAAAGAATAATTGTATCTTTTAAGTCCACATTTTGATTGGTTGATAGCATCTACTGGACCTTGCTACAGGTACAAAAATTGATGGAGATGGGTTTCACTGAGACACAGGTGAGGGCTGCACTGGAGAGCACAGGTGGAGACGAGAACATGGCACTTGAGAAGCTCTGCACTAGCTAGCGTCTAGTTTACATGTACAGGTGGTGGAAACTTCAAAAGGGTTGGGCAGCTGCTGCTGCCATCTACTTTAGTTAGCATTTCTGCTTTAGAACCTCGATATTGTAACTCAGACAATTGAACGGAAGGCTATTGTTGgaaatataatatatctatcTGTTCATTTGGCTGATATATTGTTCCTTCTTTGCTGTTATCTCGTAGCTGATTGTTTGGACTTTAGACCTTGAGCAGCACCTTCCACATTTGCAAAGGCTCTGGCATTTGAAACGGACAAGAGAGGCCGACCTATCCATCAGCTACTTCGTCtgaaacaactctctctctctctctctttctctctctctgtgtgtgtgtgtgtgtgtgtgtgtgtgtgtgttcctGTCTTAACTTCATCAAAAGTACCTCTGCTCGGCAAGCATAAGAAGCCAAcagcattttttaattttaaaatgagTTCCGAAGAAAACATAAACCAGGATCTTCTTGAAAGCAGCAAAAGATCACCTCCCCAGTTTACTTTTTTGAACCTCAGATTGTATGATTGTATAATTTTGGCTTCCACGAGGCGCCAGAAGCCCTGGCTGAAACGCACGACGTATTGGCGCATGACTGGGTAAGATGGGATTCAGTATCAAGTTTTTTTTCCAATGTGGTTGTTTTGCCTAAGGCCGTAATCATCTGCCTGATGACCATAACGTCTGCTGGCGCCTTGAGCAATTTCCATTGACTTCttcaaatctaaaatcaaaACATTCTAACACTCGGCGTGCTTTCTTGTGGCAAGCGACGCCCATTTAGGGTGCAAACTAAACTTATGACGTCGCACGGGCTTCGAAGGCTGAAGGGCCGGCCGTGGCCGTCATTGTCTCCCTGGAGGCAAAAGCTTCAAAATCATACTCTGCTGATGAAATTGTTGAGAGTTAGAGCCTTAGAGGTGAGAAGGAAGCAGGGATGCAAAAAGGGTTCGGATATGCATACTAATATATGTTGAAATGAGACCATCACAAATCTTCTCTATTCATTCAAGATGAAGAGGCTGATGCAAGGAAAACAATGGAAAGGTCAGCGATCAAAACCTTATATTCAATTAGCAAAGGAGACAAATGAGCTTTCTCATTTCTTACTAATCCGGTATCTTACAATTTTACATACATCGCCACCTATACACCTCATTATTTTTAATATCGATTAACTACTGAACAGGATTAATAGCCCAGAGCTGCCAAAAGACCGAATCGGATGGTACACAGGTTATTTACATGGGGATCTTGCTCCACCCTAGCCGTGCTTCACCCAGAGAAAACGTACACCAGCTGCTTTGCATGGTCCTGTCACTCTGCACCAAAAACAGATTTCTTAATGGGAGATAACTATGGCCACAGAACCATGACAGTGTCAAAACCACAGAAGTTTCAAGAAGATTGCTAATCCCAAGTTAAGTATTCAATAATAAGTGTTAAGTATTCAGCAAAAAGAAAGTATCTAGTAATTCAGAGAACATATATTTATATCACAAGCATTAGTCCAAACCTACATGCTATTCAACATTTAGGTTTGACGGATATGTTTGAAACAGCATTCCCTGCATGAGGTTCCTAGATCACCATCTCATGGGCTGCCTCTAAATATGTAGTTCAGCTAGATTAGCACGTGTTTACATGTGCATGTGCCAATACACGCATGCTGTGGCACGTGTACAAAAGCAATCCAGTCGTAAGATGCATAATGCAGTTGATGATATGCGAGTGACCAGAAAAGCAATGACCCAgttctccaaaaaaaattgtctagACATATAccatataaataaatgaaaagagaaaatgcaGAACTCATAGAATCATGAAGAATCAAGTTAGCAACCATAAGCATAGACGCAAATCTGAGAGATAATCCTGTGCACCTGTTGCTTTAGCAGTCACCTCCACGGTAGCAATTTTTGGTTGGCTGGTTGGAAATGCGAGTGGTGTCAAAGGAGGTGAAGAAACCTCCAAGCTCAGGTCCACAGGAGGAGGATCTAGGTAGTTGATCATTTCTGTTCTTTGACCACCTCTTGAAGGTATGGAGAAACTGCGGGCCATAGTGGCTGGAGGTCTTGGTAATGGAGACGCTGTAGCTGTTGTTCTCGCTGAATGTTTTTCTGCCAACGAACGCTGTTGACTTCTAGAAACCAAAGGGGCAGAATGGGCAACCAGACTTCCCTTGGATGAAACATCATTCTTGGCCATGCCACCTGGAGGTCTTGGAAGCTCGTGGAGTTCACTTATTTTTGGTGAAGACATAAGTGGAGGTGAAGAAGACGGTGAGACTTTGGAGGGAGGAGGCCGCTGAGACACAGGGATCCGGGCAAACGCTCCAGATACTAGCACAGAGGGCTCTAGAGAGGCTGTAGAACCACCAGCAGATGGAATGGGTTTATTTGATAATGGCTTACCTGTCAATGGACCAGAGAAGGCTTGTCTCTTGATCTTTTTATTATCAGAAAAATTTCTCCAGTCAGATGTATGCAGTGAAACCCCCTCTCCCAAATGCACAGAGGCTCGACCAGTGACATTATTGGTGTTGCTTTCTTTCAGTAAGGAATGTAATTGTGATAAATTTTGTGCTCCAGACGATTGGTCAGCTACATTATCTCCTGCCTGCTTTTTCGGTCCTAAGGGTAATGAATGGAATAGACTACATGCTTGCAGATCTACGTTAATCTGTCTTCCAGGAGGAGCTCTACTAGCAGACAAGGTACTTTTGGCATCACCAGGTGTTGGCAGCACATATGTGTTCAATTTCCTTGCTGCTGATGGCTTTACTTCCCTCAAGTCTTCAGTATCACTCTTCTTATCATGATACGCCAGAATGGGTGCAGAATGGCAACCATCATTAGGAGAAGTAGATGCACAAGAATCCCTCTGAACCTTTCCTTGAATTCCCTGGAAAAAATTTGTAGTTACATGAGAAAAGAGAACAAACTTCAATAACCGGATCATATGCAGATGTATCAAATAGGAGTGTCAGAGAAATGGATAGGAAGGACATTAATCAACTTTAATCAGTttgtgaattttaatttttaggtgATTGGACAATTTATTGCTTCAGCTGACAGTTGCAAATCAGCcaaaaagtatttaaaaaacaatcattttctaaagaattaaatagaaaaaaatgtataaaatacaaaataaagaatcttaaaatatactaaaaaatatttaaaatttcgAACACCACACTGTTGAATTGGCTACAGAAACAAAAGTGATTCAATTAGTATTGGCTGATTCAGGCTGTCTGAGATAACACTGCAGTAAGGTTCACAAAGGAAACGGGAAAAggaactaaaattttaaaaggtaCTTTATAAACAATTAGCAGCAATGAGCAGCTAAGAACCAAATATTAACGTCAAGCAAGCTGATGCCAATTGGGCGAAAATGTTTCTCTGTCATGTGTAAGCATATGCATGTGCAAGTGAATGAGTCTGTGGGCACAGATACACCTAAATGCAGTGGACCCCAAACCAGGCAGGGTGTAGAACTTTCAAGcatggaactttttttttttcttttgacgtTTTCTGGCTCATGCTGCATTTGGCAGAAAGCTAGCTATAACAGTCAAATGCCCAAGTTACCGATTCACATTGATACCACCCATGTTTCATAAGAAGGCAGCTCGCCAAGCATTCTGTTGTGCTATATGTCACCAGATACTTATATGCTAACAAGCATAATGTCATCATATAAATACTCCCACATCCATTTTAGAAATAAAAGAGGATAATAGCTTCCAGCCTTCCACCTGAGAGGGTTCAGTTGGCACAGTTGGAATAGAAGCATGATCCAGTCGATCATCTAACTGCATGACCAATGAATGGAAATTAGATGCTTGAAAGAAATTCATCAATCAGGGCACAACCAAAATCCACATTCCACATCATAACATTGCTTTAAAATGCTAAGTAAAATCATAAGACAAACTGCAGGGATGGTCTTCAGTAGAAGTAGAACATTCATGTTGAAGTActcaatttattaaaaaattatccaACATTTAGGATCATATAAAGAAACTGTGATTCATAATAATCATCTTGGAGTGGTATCCATGCTCAAAGGCAGATTCATTTTTCTACTTAGAACCCATGTTACCTTTTCCAGGTAAATTTCGAGGAACAAAACTGCATAGTACTACCAGCTTTCTGAATTGGAACTCAAAATAACTCACAAATTGAGCGTATGGGCATTAACGAGTATAGGTTCATCTAGACAAGCTTCAACGAGCTGAACACTGTATATAAATATCATTTAGATGCACAAGAAGGTCTTGATTACTGAGGACACAGTTTCTGGACATGTGAGGTACTCAGGCAACCAGATCACTGAAGGATGCTAGCTAGGCATACCATTAAGAAGTTCTAAAGTGTTGGCCACTTGAATAAAGATGTGGAACAAGATAAACTTCGTTCTTATAGGATCCACAACAAACTCTCCATTTTATCACAGGGTGTGGTTCTGCCTTCTGTGAAAGCCCAGGCCACAGTATCTGATCAGTAATTTGCGAGCTTGGCTGTATGTTTAAGATCAATAACACATATGACGAGACAAAGGAACAATATTCACAAGTCACAATTTTAATTACAGGAAGACAACTTTTAGGTAACAAATCTGATCTCCATTGCTTGAGGAGACAATGCAATTGACCATCATGTTCTATTTTAGCTTGACCAAAAACTACCAACAACTTCACCACCACGTAGCATGTGTGACTAATAAAAggatgacataattttttttaaaaagaactAAAAAGTGCCGGCTTACATCCATATGCCTCATTGTACTGATAGTTTTGGGTACATGATGTGGTTGTTCGAAATCAGAAAGTTCTCCATCATCATTGGCATCATAACTCTCATCATCACCATCTTCAGCATCATCATCCTCAAGTCCACTAAACTGATAATCAATCTGCTGTTGCTCTGTAACAACTTTGACATGGGGCTCAACTGACTCTAGAAACTTGAAACCTTTTTTGAAAAGGTTCATCTGCAACCACAAAAAAGAAGGCCCCATACTTCACTCAATTAGAAGTCAGAAAGATGCACAGTTACATGATTACACCTAACACTACCTGTGCAGCATGATGCCGAACAGCCTGTGTCAAAAGACTCCTGGATTGACCTTGCTTCAATGATTTCAAGCGGAAAATAAACAAAGTTGCTTCATCTTCATATTCGTCTAGAGCAGCTTTCAACTTTTCAGGTGAAACGTTTTCTCTAGCATTTTTTGATCTTCCTTTTTCTGACTGAGAAGCCACCATATATTCATACGCATCTCTGTTTGTCACAGGTCCACATATAAGTATAGAACAGTTTATAGAAGCTCACAGATAAGAAAACAGCTAGCGCATTTCATACCTTTTATCATCACATTGCCGTTTCATGTCCTGCAACAGATTTACAATCTTTTAAAGACATTACCAAAAGTAAAAGTGATAACTGATATCAGGTGACAGAAGCATTAAGAAgctaaagaaatgaaaagaaattgaagaaccGTCCCATACCCTTGAGGTAGCACAATAAAAGTACATCAAATTAAGGATGAAGAAATTCAGCTATAATCTCACGATGGATCACAAAGAGGGATTGGTCTAATTGTTCCTACATGCAGAGTGAGGCCAGAAAGGCAACATTTGACACACAAGTGTTTTTggtatgcatgtgcatgtgtgtgtgtgtgagagagagagagaaagagagagagagagagagagagagagaagccggCAATCTTCAgattaagaaacaaaatatgcataAACAGGAAAGTGGGGCACACAACATAGATGTGGAGCTACATGCTTACCTAGAGGAACCATTTTAGATGAAATATCAGTTATTGAAGAACAAGCCAGAAACTAGAGAGCATGAGAACCAACCTCTAGTATTTGAAGTTCATTGAGAAGAGAGTCAGATGGACTCGTAATTGTCTTGGAAATATGTGACCTCTGTAATAACAAAGTAATGACGTTACAGTATGCACACCATAGTTACTGTAATCCAAGTAGAAAGCAAGGCAATAACCCTCAGACCACTCACATAGCTATCAACAAACTTCTGGATCTGATATTGTGCTTTCCCAAGCATTAACAAGACCCTGCCTGCAAACAAAGGTTGCAACTTAATGTGTTCATGCTCAACCAGACTATGATGGTTGCACAAAGAGAGGAGAAAAGTGTCAAGGGCCATTACAAGAACAATAATAAGAACCTTTACATGTAACCATTATAACAAATATTATTCTCAGGTTTTTTCCGGCAAAGTTTCCATCAGGTATTAAACAGGAAGTTTGCTTTTGTTAGGAAAATCTCAGAAATTCAaggaacaaaaaatataaaaaaatgcaaaatttgaattttgtatgcattttcttacaaaagcaTTGATCAAATACAAAATGGTtactaaaatattaaaacaaacatcaaaaaaatcaaaatgtattAAAAAGACTGTTTcctgaaaaaatgggaaaaatacaaaaaaaaaaaaccaaagaggACACGATACTTTTAATTGATTCACCAAATCAATGGGACCTTGAAAGGTTTTTCACGTGTTAGTTGTAGGAAGTTCCATCGATCAGGGAAGGTTTTTGGTGACAACAGCTGGAGATATTGGTAACTTTTTCAAATATCACAAACATATCCCATTTTgtcatttccttttgttttcccattttttgaaaaaaccagTGATATTTGTGGTGTATGTAACTAAGTCTAGCCAAATGTCCAGGAAGTTAGATCAAGAGGTTCAGACAGCTGTGACGATATCAAAAGCCTACGAAAATGAAACCAGATTCTCATTGAATTTTGGGTCATCAACGGGATGAGAAAATTCCCAGCATATTTCAACAGTTTGCACATGATACAGAAACTTTTTTCCCAAATTTATGAACAGATCCTGGAATTTCTTTTGAAGCCCTTGAAGTTTTCCACACTGTCCCCTTTTTATTTCCTACTGCTTCACCTTATCTCAAGCTACCAAGTTTTTCAGAAGAGGTGAAAAAGAAGCTACTAAGATCCAATTGATAATCTATTTTAAGAACTTCCCAATATGACAGCACTCTCATAACAAGAACCTTAAAGGAAACCAGTTTATTACTTGACAGGTCTTCCAAGAAACCAGATTCTCACATGAGAGTGCGAAAGGGCACCCAGTGATGACACAACATGATTAAGGGAATGTTCCTCTCAATCAATATGCAGAGAGTTAAAAAATGCTACAAGCACTCCTCTCAGTTTTACGAAAGATTTATGTTGTCATCATCACGTAAATATTTTGCAGccaatttttagattttctttttagcTTCCAGAATCCAAAATATGTAGTAGATGCTGCATTAGCCAGAGCCTGACACCCTAACTTTTAGGCATTTCTGACACTTATGGAACAAAGAATGGATTTAACTGTGACAGTTCTACAATGGGTTCCACATATTTTTCTACTTGTTCAAAAACCATACGCTTTCCTTGTGCACTCATTCTCATTCAATTAGAAaggtttgatttttattttctgcttgaGAAGACGAGGGCTTATTAAGGACAATGAAGGATATTGTTTTAACCAAGACTCACCACAGTCAATGCTACAAATGAGAgcaacatttttcttatttcgGACAACAGTTCAAATTATGCAATAATATTCAGGGTTTTTTCTTCAGGGCcagtttgatggctggaaatatggaaacggaaaaaaattcccagaaataaatttctggaattggtgAATGGGAAATAAAATTCCATATTTCCAAAACCACCTTCTGTTTGttaacttggatttatttttctagaaaaaaaatttcttcgtttggtggaaatggtgaggaagaagggaaggaaggaggaggaagaagggagcgagggagaaagaaggaggaagaacggaagggaagggaggaggaggaagaagggagcgagggaggaagaacggaagggaagggaggaggaggaagaaggaggaggaggaagaagggaagggaagggagggaggaggaggaagggaaggagggaggaagaaggaggaagaagggaagggaagggaggaggaggaagaaagaggaggaggaagaagggaagggaagggagggaggaggaggaaggaggaagaaacaCCCACGGTaagcccttcttcttcctcctccttccttctcttcttcctccttcttcctcttccctcccttcttcatccgccctctttcccttcttcctcctccctcccttcttcctcctccctccttcccttcttcctccctcactcccttcttcctcctccctccttcccttcttcctccgtgtcccttcttcctcgtaatggtaaaaaaaaaaatttcctgaaaaatttttccacccctctggctggaaaaatatttccgaaaatatttttccgtttccaaaaaaaaaaaaaaaattcctgcgTTTGATGGaggaggaaaaattttaaaattttgaattttatctcCTCCGCTACAGTTcttttccaggccatcaaactggaaggaataaaaaatatgcttttggaaagtatttttatttcaaggtaaaaaatggaaacatgtAAAGAAAGTGAAATACCATACAACCATCAAGAAGCTATTTGTACTGCCTTTTTTTGTGGGTGGGGTAACTTCCAGGATAGATTCTTAAAAGATGAGgaaaatcatagcaacaaatAGCATGTCACAAATACTTCTTAGCAACCGCTAGTAAAATAACAGCTTCTGCAACTTCTATACTTCAGTATTTGATCGGAATCTACATGCATCACTAATCAATGTTTTGAACATAAGGTGCCCCTGTATGCTTACCAGTATCCTCATCATCATTTAAAGCAGTCTTCTCTAGGAGACAGGAACCCAACTCCCTCAATGACAATGAAAATTCTGCAAGGCAAGCTCAACAATTCAGAAAGGCCCATATGGAACTAATATCGACACAAATTTCTATTCAAGCTTATTCTTACAAGCTGATGAAAAATTATGGCTGTTGAATCCATTTTAATAAACAAGAGTAAATATTTGGATACATGTATTTAAATGTGCAATGCATCATAATATATTTACGAAGCTTAAAACGGTAAGTAATGTTTcagaaatttcaacaaaaacaatcaGAGATGGCCTTCCTGCAGAATTGAAGAACACTTGAACAGCCATAACTTTAGAGGACTTATTGGAGGTAAATTGTAAGTTGTAACCCAAAGAGATGAGGAATGATTAACCACATTTTAACGTGTTGGACAATGGCTGTACCATATGCAGCATTTGCAGTGGCAGCAGCTGCAGCAAATAAGCTGTCGTAACAGTTTCTCATGTCTTGCATGTCCTACAAAAGCATAAAGATGTTTAGTTCCAagaaaaagattatgatgtCCTAAAACAGTAGATGACATTCATGCACCATTTAGCCATAGGAAGGAAACTTTTAAACAACAAGATTGAGTTTATAGTATATAAATTACCATTTTCATGTGTACGGGCCTGTCAGAGTAAATGTTTATCCAAATATTTTGCAAAACAATTGAACAGAATGTGCTCTTCCACATTAATCTAACTAACTAGTAGGCATTGTTCAAAGTCATACAATGTAATAACCATTCAATGGATGCTGTTGGTTATGAGTTTTTTCATGTACAGGCTTGGAAAATTGATTGACATGCAttttaatgaaacaaaatgagccACCATTCCATATGCTGCTGTATATGTGTTAGCAGCAAAGGAGTTCAGTGCACTCAAGAACCTTGCCCAAACCATTAAAATATGCACCGTTCAGACTGTATAAACCATAGTTATCAAGAAACCTAGTTCTATTAAAAGTCACTTCCTTATATTTGATTTCCTTGTTTAACATGCTCATCTGAATTCCACAGTCTACCCCCATtactattttttcaaaatatttcctgCTTCACATATTGTTTCCTCTATCCTTTTCATTTACTGGTATCTATGGTATAAGTACACAAATGCATACTATTACATGAACAAATATATTGGAGACACATCATTAACTGTATATCTTCATACACCTATTTAGCTGCCACACCCACGTCAACAAAAAGTACCTGTGGGTATCGGTGCAGATGTTGCTTGGGTGTGACAAAGCATGCAACAtggtcacaaatatcgttctcagAGTTTTAATGGCAagatttttctcaggtattCTTTGGCGATGTTGCTTTTCTCAGAAAAAtcatgtgaaaatgaaaaataaaaaatctaaggataaaataaaaataaaataaatgagaaactaataaaaaaaacgttaaataactacataaaattataaaaacaacgttttaatgatgataaataacttcatttaagtttaaatttgaattcatgatgatattgatgtaaaaaacgaaaaaatgggaaaaaggcaggataaaaacacaataaatatgttttccacatttttttcaaaaaaatgtgttttttttcaggattttttcatttttctcgttaatatcatgatattatcgAAAATACCAGATATCTATGACAATGGCAtgcaaggaggaggaggacctGGTGGCAGGAGGAGGACGAGCCAGAGTAGGAGACAAGCAGCTGCAGCAGGCCTGAACTGGGGGtgaagggagagaaagataaTAAggattttacattttttgtttttagatcttttaatcttcttttttgttACAATTTCCAAAAAGAGTTTGTTTTTACAAGTTAAAaggattttttgtttatcttttcatacaagcttatttatatatacctACCTTGCCACACCTGCATCTAAAGCCTGTGTCTGTATGACATAGGTCATGAGTACTCAAAGGGTTTGTCAATTATTAGATAGTCTAAAGTAATGACAGAAAGGTTGCTTTAATGACTTAGTCAGTCTTCTAGGACATGCATTGCCTCTTTGCTTACAGCAATGATAACCTTCCATTGGGTCTTGGAGATACTCAGTGACACTAGGACAACCAACCAATAGTTTCTCTCTACACAAATTTGCCTCAGAAACAACAGTCTCCATTACAAGTCAATGTGCTTATCAGATAAACTTCCCTCATCAGAACAGGACGGAGAGTAGTACAACAAAAGATGCCACAGTATTTTacaaattgtttttgttgattgtCATTGGAGTTCAGTCTAATTGAGCAACTCTACCATTGAAAGTAGGAAAATGTACAGTTTGGCAAGCAAGCTTGTGGCCACCCAAGATATGGATTGTCCTACTTGTAGGTTTAGAAGTCCTGCCATTACTTCTCCACAGTAGTATGTTGTGTCAACAAGAGATCCATCCCCGCCAGATAGAGATTCAGATtgaa
This window of the Nymphaea colorata isolate Beijing-Zhang1983 chromosome 2, ASM883128v2, whole genome shotgun sequence genome carries:
- the LOC116248929 gene encoding ubiquitin-conjugating enzyme E2 27, whose translation is MIDTSRVQKELVEIERDRKTLGVSIKLHGDDLTHLCGTIAGPLETPYEGGIFLIDIRLPAAYPFEPPKMQFITKVWHPNISSQNGAICLDILKDQWSPALTLKTALLSLQALLSSPQPDDPQDAVVAQQYLRDYSTFVGTARYWTETFAKRSSLGIEEKVQKLMEMGFTETQVRAALESTGGDENMALEKLCTS
- the LOC116247802 gene encoding uncharacterized protein At2g33490-like; translated protein: MKSSFKKLRGFALHKSDAKVKRSPQRFSQIDELARATQDMQDMRNCYDSLFAAAAATANAAYEFSLSLRELGSCLLEKTALNDDEDTGRVLLMLGKAQYQIQKFVDSYRSHISKTITSPSDSLLNELQILEDMKRQCDDKRDAYEYMVASQSEKGRSKNARENVSPEKLKAALDEYEDEATLFIFRLKSLKQGQSRSLLTQAVRHHAAQMNLFKKGFKFLESVEPHVKVVTEQQQIDYQFSGLEDDDAEDGDDESYDANDDGELSDFEQPHHVPKTISTMRHMDLDDRLDHASIPTVPTEPSQGIQGKVQRDSCASTSPNDGCHSAPILAYHDKKSDTEDLREVKPSAARKLNTYVLPTPGDAKSTLSASRAPPGRQINVDLQACSLFHSLPLGPKKQAGDNVADQSSGAQNLSQLHSLLKESNTNNVTGRASVHLGEGVSLHTSDWRNFSDNKKIKRQAFSGPLTGKPLSNKPIPSAGGSTASLEPSVLVSGAFARIPVSQRPPPSKVSPSSSPPLMSSPKISELHELPRPPGGMAKNDVSSKGSLVAHSAPLVSRSQQRSLAEKHSARTTATASPLPRPPATMARSFSIPSRGGQRTEMINYLDPPPVDLSLEVSSPPLTPLAFPTSQPKIATVEVTAKATE